cgactaccaaacccttatcacggtggacaggtcttattcactcgatatttaaatggtgaaacaagaatacaattacaactccaagcataccattcaaaagattgaagtttcgtcaacataatgtgatatatgaaagccccatacgaactaaaataagcatgtgacgctcttcgtaaagtatgttttcaaggcagttttgaaatccaatatggcggctaccgtgcggatgtacaggttctgatcagtgacgacaatcatctttcccagccttcccagcaatcatttgaacaatgttagcgtatgtatgtaacatttattgatcttactcaagattgcagttgtaatcggcacaataaaacaacatgaaactttttattcccggggtcatggtttgaactgaattcattcttaccttgtaatcggtggtttttatcctactgccatcacaactgaaactccacagtgcttatttgattgttattatacacttttggtctcagttcactccacattgccttttaaacaagttgctgttcctggttcctaagcgctcgcGCCAcaaacagttacgaacagcagacgacaaaactgcaaagttttattccctaaattgtttactttactcgttatttagttcaactttactttgttatttaaaaatgttaatttaattcatgtatattatcccttttttgcaaccaaattaccccgaaaaattacagatatttctaaagtagatacaatccaatgtttctaaccatGTCGTctatctggctgccaaaaaccatagaggaacgtcTTAAGACCTCTACTTTTTTCCTCAAAGTCAGTTTTTCTCTTGAGTCACAAACTACGGCCATTATTTCCGGTTTTCTTTTGGGAAGGTGGTTGCACTATGGTAGAGGCCAGATGGCCATTTGGTATTTGACCCTAATGAGgtgttttgattaatttattgacTATTTTTAGTAAACATTAGAATTGGATGTCTATAATTTTGACGAGAGGTTTTTGATATTCATTTCATGAATGGTTGCATTATTTCACTATCCAAAATTGTTACATTATGCTAATGGATGTATTTGGTTTTCAGGTTTCTAGATGGCAAgacagagtaagagagagagagagaaagtggtccTGGAGAGTCACCCACAATGCACCAGGACGTCGGCAATGCAATGGAAAGGCAAGGCTGTCTTAATTGATGATGAACTAGTTCGATGATAGTCTAAGTAGTCTAAGACCCTGTTGAAGTGGCTTTTACATTTGTGTTTGTCTTAACGATGATATAAAGAGGTGATATCACTTTAACTACACTGAACTATAAATTGCAATCCATATTTTATTAGTCAAAAATGCCGTTTCAGTTATGTTTTTCTGACATTAATATAAAcaggaaatgtattttttttgttttatgctgAAACACAAATCAGACTAACTATTGGTTGTGGTCAAGGTCAGTGCATCTtacacagtgcactgtaggcatctgTAGTGTTCCCACTCTCTCCAGTGTGTGAAGTGGGTGGGAATGGTAAAAAATACCCCAATGTTTGGCTTTAGAGCCGGATTTCTACATGTCAAAACACTAAAGCCATTAGTACTTATGAAAACACTTGTAATATGGAATTGCCGATTCACATCATGATGTATTTTGATTGCTGCGGAAGTACGGCAGGTTAAAGAAACTATGGGGTGCCTCTGCATTCTCTGCTAACTCAGTCTCATAGAGGCAGTCctggttttcttaggatttttgacagtTTTTGACAATGTTATTCTTGGCGACGATTTTGGTTAAGACTCgactcaagaacagaacccccatcgtaaaaCGATACAAGCGCAATCAAGATTGCTCAGTACCGAAGGTCATAAGAGGTCAAAGTACGACCTTTTCTGATGAGAAACTGAAATCTATGGCttatcattatttaaatatttgtgaaaaatagGCAAATAGAATGAacatttaattaatgtttttacaTTCTGGTTAGGTACACCATAAGCAAGTTTTTGAAATTAGTGGGATCGTTTAGTGCAAGCCCATTAgggattaccataaaaacattaaacttAAGACTGTAAATATCGTATAAGACAATGACCCCCAAgacatattgtgaattttttgttGTAACTTTATTACCGTTCACCATGAATTACTGTGACTTTTTTCTTAGCCAAAAGTgtgacttattttttttccccagtgATTTTATTACCGTCATCCATTGCTCACTGATTGCAGTTTCACATTTATCATCAGGTTTTTGGCAAGAACCACTTGAGGATGGTAAATGGAATAAGAAGTAGTCCAAAAACTTTAATCTGTTGTGATTTGAAGGTTCCTAGGTGGCTGACATCATTAAAGGGGAACTTTATTCCATggcagttttaaaaataaaacgctGTAGATtctagcacaggaaatgggaagtttattgacacaagcgactccgcaaacatcgagatggagtcaatcttctaaatatttagggttttaagtaaaaatttagaaaagttttggtgaagtttgcactgcgttggctACCCTTGTCATTACCCTctctttaaatcctaaaatatggccttaatttctaactttggagaaaatacttactccgAAAGAAGAGTAGAGGTCATGAGCTTCTTCTCTCACCACAacactcgtgactgatgaccatctccagtgtcaggacgcgtttaaagtactttttcaaaggGTGGCCAGCCATGATAGTTGGTGAGTTGGACCagtccatgcggtgttttaccctagtatAGGTTACTTTGGCCCATTCAGGCCAGGCTAGGCTGGCATGGTTGGGCTAGTTTGCCGTCATGATATTGAAAAGCGCTGGTTTAATCCGAGCTGCTCCAAAACATTTTTTGGTTAAAACTGGTTTGGTAAACCGTTAATATATTTGTTGCTGTAGGGTAAAATACCTGAATGGCTACCTGGCCTCTACCGTAGCACGACCACCCTCCGAGAATCAGAATTTGTGGCCTTGATTTGTGACTTGGGAGGGAAAACTGACTTCAAGAGGAAATTAGtagtagaggtcttgaggtgaTGCTCAACAGACGACAGCTCTGGCTCTTcgactaatgtctatcctgggtttaCAGGAACGTGTTAAAGgactttttcaggaaggtggtcaCGCTACGGTAGAGGCCGTCCATTCGGTATTTGACCCTATTGCCACCACGTAGCACCAGGCCCTTCGTGAATGATCATAAGCAAAAGTCTGCTAGTGTGATGAACACaatcaaataaaatagaaataaaagcatgAGCAAAANNNNNNNNNNNNNNNNNNNNNNNNNNNNNNNNNNNNNNNNNNNNNNNNNNNNNNNNNNNNNNNNNNNNNNNNNNNNNNNNNNNNNNNNNNNNNNNNNNNNNNNNNNNNNNNNNNNNNNNNNNNNNNNNNNNNNNNNNNNNNNNNNNNNNNNNNNNNNNNNNNNNNNNNNNNNNNNNNNNNNNNNNNNNNNNNNNNNNNNNNNNNNNNNNNNNNNNNNNNNNNNNNNNNNNNNNNNNNNNNNNNNNNNNNNNNNNNNNNNNNNNNNNNNNNNNNNNNNNNNNNNNNNNNNNNNNNNNNNNNNNNNNNNNNNNNNNNNNNNNNNNNNNNNNNNNNNNNNNNNNNNNNNNNNNNNNNNNNNNNNNNNNNNNNNNNNNNNNNNNNNNNNNNNNNNNNNNNNNNNNNNNNNNNNNNNNNNNNNNNNNNNNNNNNNNNNNNNNNNNNNNNNNNNNNNNNNNNNNNNNNNNNNNNNNNNNNNNNNNNNNNNNNNNNNNNNNNNNNNNCTGTGCGACCTTCGTTGTCTTTGTCATACATTTGCCCCTTTGCTGATCAAGagttgcactaattctctgtTTCCTTTTAAGCCACGAACAAAGCATTGTATCTCCTTCTTTAGATCTGCAGTTTACATCAAACCCCGACTCTAACATAAACTTAACTGACTTATATTTCTCATGAATAGTTGCTGCATGAGATCCAATAACGCCATAAtttggtaaattatatatatcagtattatcCTGTTCGAGTGATTGCAATACTACAAAGTCTCCTCTTAATGCTGCAAGATGCCCAGCGGGTGGTTTTTTCTCATGATTATCTGCCATAGCCCCAGATTCAGTGAGGTATTGAACTATACTCTCATTATTCGATTCTTCAGCTGCATCTAATGCCGTATAACCATATTCGTCTTTGTCATTCacatttgcccctttactgatcaagagttGGCCACTAATTTCTTCTGCTGACCTTTTAAAGCCgctaaatgaagcattgtattccttctttagttttgcagtttacatcaaaCCCCGAATCTAACAGAACAATAATGATATTACATTTCCCACCCAATGCTGCATTATGATCACCCATATCTTTATAAGTTTCATTTTCGTAGTATATATCAGCCTTTGCTTGAATGAGAGTTTTTATTATCGGAATATGTCCACTATATGTTGCAAGATACATAGGAGTGCATTGTTCAATGTCATGAACATCTACTCTAGCTccactctcaatgagttcctcAACTACACTAACATTGTTAGATTCAACACCTGCATGTAATGGTGTGCGACCCATGTTGCAtttgtcattgacatttgccccttACTGATCAAGAATTGCACGAATTCTCTGTGACCTTCTAAAGCCgctaaatgaagcattgtatTTCCTACCTTAGttttgcagtttacatcaaaCCCCGACTCTAACATAACTGTGATGACATCACATTTCCCACCCAATGCTGCATCATGAGCACCCATATTGCCATCAGTagcaatgttatatatatctgcatttgcttgaataagagttttcattatcGGAATATATCCCCAATCATGTTGCAAGATGCAAAGGAGTGTATTGTTGATTGTCAAGAAAATCTACTCtagccccactctcaatgagttcctgaacTACACTAACGTCGTTAGATGCAACTGCTGCATGTAATGCTGTCCAACCAATGTTATTtttgtcattgacatttgcccctttactgatcaagagttgcactaattctctgtgaccttttaaagctgctaaatgaagcattgtatttccttctttagttttgTCGTTTACATCAAACCCCGAATCTAACAGAACAATAATGATATTACATTCCCACCCAAAATGCTGCATTATGATCACCCATAtctttataaatttcattttcgtAGTATAAATCAGCTTTTGCTTGAAGAAGAGTTTTCATTATCGGAATACGTCCACTATATGTTGCAAGATACATAGGAGTGCATTGTTCATTGTCATGAATATCTACTCTAGCCCCACTTTTAATGAGTTCCTCAACTACACTAACATTGTTAGATTCAACACCTGCATGTAATGGTGTGCGACcattgttgtttttgtcattgaTATTTGCCCCTTTACTGATGAGGAGTTTCACTAATTCCCTGTGACCTTTCCAAGCCgctaaatgaagcattgtatCTCCTTCTTTAGTTTTCCAGTTTACATTAATTCCCGACTCTAACATAAACTCAATTGTTTTATACATTCCGTGAATAGTTGCTGCATGAGGTCCCATATCGCCATAATTtggcaaattatatatatcagtattatcCTGTTTGAGTGATTGCAATACTCCAAAGTCTCCTCTAAATGCTGCAAGATGCTTAGCGGGTGGTTTTTTCTCATGATTATCTGCCCTAGCCCCAGATTCAGTGAGGTATGAACTATACTCTCATGTTCGATTCTTCAGCTGATCTAATGCCGTATAACcatatttgtttattcttatttacttCTGCCCCCTTTACTGATAACAGTTGCACTAATCAAAGTGACCTTTATAAGCCGCCAATTGAAGCAATGTAATTCCAATTTTGGTTGGGTAGTTTACATCTAACCCCGACTTTATCATGTGTTCTATAACATCACATCTCCCTTTATAGGCTGCATAATGAGCACATGTATTACCGCACATATCGATTCTATAAATATAAGCACTTTTTTGAATAAGTGTTTTCAGTGGGGGAATATGGCCCATCATTGCTGCAATATGCAAAGAAGTTTGTAGCATACCATTTTCAGCATCTACCTCAGCTCCAAGCTCAATGAGGTATTGAACTAAACTATCATGGTTAGACTGAACAGCTGAATGTAATGCCGTGTAACCATAACAACCTTGGTCATTTATATTTGCTCCTTTGTTGATCAAGAGTTGCACTAATTCAAGGTGACCTTTCGAAGCGGCTAAATTAAGCAATGTGTTTCCTTTTTTGGTTTTGCATTTTACATCGAACCCTAATCCTAAAAGATACTCTAAAGCATCTTTTTTTCCGTATTTAGCTGCAACATGAGCAGCCATGTCACCACATATGTCAGTACTATAAATACCAGCATGtgcttgaataagagttttcattatcGGAATATATCGCAATAAGTTGCAAGATGCAAAGGATGCATTGTTTATTGTCACGAACATCTActgtagccccactctcaatgagGTTCCTCAACTACACTAACATTGTTAGATTTTAACAGCTAAATGTAATGGTGTGCGACCCATGTTGCCtttgtcattgacatttgccctttactgatcaagagttcgcactaattctctgtgacctttaaaaagccgctaaatgaagcattgtactatttttttccttttttagttttgcagtttacatcaaaCCCCGTCTCTATCAGAACTGTGATGACATCACATTTCCCACCCAATACTGCATGATGAGCACCCATTTCCCTTTTCTCATCAGTagcaatgttatatatatctgcatttgcttgaataagagttttcattatcGGAATATATCCCCAACCTGTTGCAAGATGCAAAGGAGTGCATTGTTTATTGTCATGAACATCTActgtagccccactctcaatgagttcctcAACTACACTAACATTGTTAGATTGAACAGCTAAATGTAATGGTGTGCGACCTTTGTTGCCTTTGTCATTAacatttgcccctttactgatcaagagttGCACTAATTCTTTGTGACCTTTCCAAGATGCTAAATGAATTATTgtatttccttctttagttttgCGGTTTATATCAAACCCCGACTCTAACAGAACATTAATGGCATCACATTTCCCACCCAATGCAGCAGCATGAGCACCCATTCGGCCATAAGtatcaatgttatatatatctgcatttgcttgaataagagttttcattatcGGAATATATCCCAAATATGTTGCAAGATGCAAAGAGTCTTTTGTTGATTGTCATGAACATCTAGTGTAGcccactctcaatgagttcctgaacTACACTAACATCGTTAGATTGAACAGCTTCATGTAATGGTGTGCGACCCATGTTGTTTTTGTCATTGATATTTGCCATTTTACTGATCAAGAGTTTCACTAATTCCTGTGACCTATTAAAGCgctaaatgaagcattgtatttcctattttatttttgcagtttacatcaaaCCCCGACTCTAACAGAACTGTGATGACATCACATTTCCCACCCAATGCTGCATCATGAGCACCCATATTGCCAGAAgtatgaatatcatatatatctgcatttGCTTGAATAAGGAGTTTTCATCTAACGGAATATATCCCCTAATTGTCGCAAGATGTAAAGGAGTGAATTCCTTATTGTCATGAACATCTActgtagccccactctcaatgagttTCCTGAACTAACACTAACATTGCTAGATTTAACAGCTCTGTGTAATGCCGTTTGACCATTTTTGTCTATAGCATCTATGCTAGCAACGGTTTCTCTGAGTATCTCCATGACTATttatgaactttgaattctaaaatgaagagtgacatAAGATCTACTGCTTCCGGTATTTGTTCGGCGCCCGATGTAGGTTACTTAACCTGACCTAATGACCTAACCTGTTTTACATTACcttacctaacccaacctaactgaTAGATGATCCACTAATAAGAATGCCCCAAGATCTACTTCTTCCTATAGAGGTGCAACCCTGAAGGTGCAAGGTTATCATCAACTCCAACAAGAAACCTGCTGTCTGCATGTGCACGTACCTGGAACGTCTTcacagctgcagcagcagcatctTCCTCGTAGGCTGCATCCGGAAGGTGCCCAGGACCTGTGGAGGGAATTGTTAGTCTGACACATGACAAAAAGGTTATATAGTTTTATGCATCCTGGTAAATCGTACAGTGTTGAATCCTAGTGTCAAAAGTCCTCACTAAGAGTGTGTCCAAGAATATGATGTTTTGTTACCTTTGGCCCCACAGAAGCTGAAATTGTTTGCAACTGAAATACCCTCGATTGTTGTAGCGGGGAGGAATTGTAATTTTCCCCTGATTTATTTATCATGTTTTGAAAGGAAGACATCTCTCCTTCCATATGGGTTCTTCCCTCGCTACAGACTACTTCGATGGAAAtgtcatgttatatatatgatatatatacacacacacacacacaaacataagagAGTGTGGATATGTGGTTGGAGGTGTGGCTGTGTCATATATAAGGGAGTGTGGATATGTGCTTTCTTGTTGTGGATTTCCTCTAAATTTGTGtcgacggggagagagagagagagagagagagagagagagagagagagagagagagagctctgaataTAAACAAGACTAAAGGTGTCAATTGCCCTGTCGCTAACATTCACGACGACTTATCAAAGGCCGTAGATCATTCAAGTTACTACTTCTGGAACCGCTGCTTCGGACTATTGATTTCTCGTCATTATTCCGTTTACTGaacattgtccggccataaaaagccaactaatcgtaagaaacccattaacCATTATCGggtctttatttaaatataaagaaaaactgagccctcttctgacttccaatgaggtctaattttattttcgtgtcccaaatgttgTTTGGGAAATTATGTAGGCATCTTAAAGTCCGcgttgattgccacaggggggtgagttatagaacaggtgtccggttgtcttcaccagaattctcgaacattcgagtacattaaaaaaatgtaaatttaatatagaatacaaacactttaagggcttcttctcctcaagagcttgctgtcttcgaatcgctttccataaaaacaatagttccaaaattaaacaaccaaactaccacTAACTCTCTTTACCAGGCATAACTAATATTtaacttggaacctttccttcttcttctggtcactcgtcttcttcccttcacttgatatggtaattttcttagcattgaaATAGGTTTTCTTTTgtgattattaaaatttttaaatgtatgttgacATTATTAGGtaggatgagtcttttttatttttattatgtttatgtattgatttttattttttagccgtgatgatgatggggctggaccccgaaacgtcgctcaaTAAAGCCTTTTAAAACTACCAGAAAACGTCTCCCGTgtttccttgagaatatatataatatatatatatatatagatattatatatatataatatatatatatatatatatatatatatatatatatatattcctgcatCAAGAAGCAATAATGTATACACATCAATGTAGACTAGTAATGTTTCAAAAATAGGTTTTGTCATTCGTGACCATTTTTAGACATAATTCAAATACTTTTCTGTAATTATTGTTGATGGGTAAATCAAacatcacccatgcatctgatgtctaggtccgtTCCTTACAAcgcacctgattggctgctgttgataagacaatcacagggctggaaactcctcagtctctttcgagagttcaggtaggcaggatgtagtatgtttCACCTCTGCTGAAGGATATATTGTCGTTCAAAAGTATCGCTCAGGAGGAAGTG
This portion of the Macrobrachium nipponense isolate FS-2020 chromosome 10, ASM1510439v2, whole genome shotgun sequence genome encodes:
- the LOC135224030 gene encoding putative ankyrin repeat protein RF_0381, producing the protein MGAHAAALGGKCDAINVLLESGFDINRKTKEGNTIIHLASWKGHKELVQLLISKGANVNDKGNKGRTPLHLAVQSNNVSVVEELIESGATVDVHDNKQCTPLHLATAHAGIYSTDICGDMAAHVAAKYGKKDALEYLLGLGFDVKCKTKKGNTLLNLAASKGHLELVQLLINKGANINDQGCYGYTALHSAVQSNHDSLVQYLIELGAEVDAENDSGFDVNDKTKEGNTMLHLAALKGHRELVQLLISKGANVNDKNNIGWTALHAAVASNDVSVVQELIESGARVDFLDNQQYTPLHLAT